In Paenibacillus sp. BIC5C1, a genomic segment contains:
- a CDS encoding zinc-dependent alcohol dehydrogenase, with amino-acid sequence MLALVYKSAWDVALEERPVPEIVRDNQVLVRIRATGVCGTDLGIVSGKYHAVPSVILGHESAGEVIAVGSAVTTLQPGDRVVIDPTYYCGQCDMCRTGRQNHCTHKSVTETGVSADGTFTDYYVTEDRFLYKLKDHVSYEEATLTEPLSCMLTGINQIHLLPNFRTIILGAGPIGILYSYALASKGVTGCLVDISEERLAIAGSIAPDRWEVHSSFENAIESLAPTTNQVDMIVDTTGVVGTQVLSQLASGGYLMLVGLRDGNTSFNPKEVVDRSLKIIGSIDSLGTFATAHYMIEQQIIPAKKIITHSFPLEDYEEAFRTLGCDIQGRTLQASSHAIKVVLQSSGSSI; translated from the coding sequence ATGTTAGCATTGGTATACAAATCGGCTTGGGATGTAGCGCTTGAGGAACGGCCTGTTCCGGAAATCGTAAGAGACAATCAGGTGTTGGTTCGAATCCGGGCAACGGGTGTGTGCGGTACCGACCTCGGTATTGTCAGTGGTAAATATCATGCGGTTCCTTCCGTCATTCTTGGTCATGAGTCTGCCGGGGAAGTCATTGCCGTGGGCTCAGCTGTAACGACACTGCAGCCGGGCGACCGGGTTGTCATCGATCCTACCTATTATTGCGGGCAATGCGACATGTGCAGAACAGGCAGACAAAATCACTGCACACATAAATCGGTTACAGAGACAGGTGTGAGTGCTGACGGTACATTTACGGATTATTATGTAACCGAGGATCGCTTTTTGTATAAATTGAAGGACCATGTGAGCTATGAGGAAGCGACCCTGACTGAACCACTGAGTTGCATGCTTACAGGTATTAATCAAATCCATCTGCTGCCGAATTTTAGAACAATTATCCTCGGTGCGGGCCCGATTGGCATTCTATACAGCTATGCCCTCGCTTCCAAAGGCGTTACTGGCTGTCTCGTCGATATCTCCGAAGAACGCCTGGCTATTGCTGGTTCGATTGCACCGGACCGCTGGGAGGTTCACTCATCCTTTGAAAATGCGATAGAATCGCTCGCACCCACAACGAATCAGGTTGATATGATTGTGGATACGACAGGCGTCGTGGGCACTCAAGTGCTTTCGCAACTCGCCAGCGGCGGTTATCTCATGCTGGTTGGTCTGAGAGATGGAAACACTTCGTTTAATCCCAAGGAAGTTGTGGACCGCAGTCTGAAAATCATTGGCTCCATCGACTCCCTGGGCACATTCGCAACAGCACATTACATGATTGAGCAACAGATTATCCCGGCGAAAAAAATTATCACCCACTCGTTCCCTCTGGAGGATTACGAAGAGGCATTCCGCACGCTTGGCTGCGATATTCAGGGACGTACACTTCAAGCTTCTTCCCATGCCATCAAAGTGGTGCTGCAATCCAGCGGCTCCAGCATCTAA
- a CDS encoding HAD family hydrolase, with protein MVANKEFDGLGESKDDSIQAVIFDMDGVLIDSEPIYFEIERSSFAHFGAKMTEAEHHTYVGVTLESMWRQVLDKHQLTATVEEALAYHQHNVMQTMLAHPKLTAMPSVERWLSWLHEQRIPIAVASSSPRALIDLIMDKTGLGKYFEVRMTGEEVTNGKPAPDIFLTTAEMIGASPSNCLVIEDSRNGVQAAKSAGMRCIGYRNPGSGDQDLSKADLQISSYDELWTLKDTLPLEGRSPSLSEIK; from the coding sequence ATGGTAGCAAACAAGGAGTTTGACGGGCTGGGAGAGTCGAAGGATGACAGCATTCAGGCGGTCATTTTTGACATGGATGGCGTACTGATTGACAGCGAACCGATTTATTTCGAGATTGAGCGCAGTTCTTTTGCCCATTTTGGAGCAAAGATGACGGAGGCGGAACATCACACCTATGTTGGAGTTACGCTGGAATCGATGTGGCGGCAAGTGTTGGATAAGCACCAGTTGACGGCTACCGTGGAAGAAGCCCTCGCCTACCATCAACATAATGTGATGCAGACGATGCTGGCTCACCCGAAGCTGACAGCCATGCCTTCTGTGGAACGCTGGTTAAGCTGGCTGCATGAGCAGCGCATTCCGATAGCCGTTGCTTCTTCATCTCCACGTGCACTGATCGATCTGATCATGGACAAGACCGGACTTGGAAAATACTTTGAGGTCCGAATGACAGGTGAGGAAGTCACGAACGGCAAACCGGCTCCGGATATTTTCCTGACTACAGCTGAAATGATTGGAGCATCCCCTTCGAACTGTCTTGTCATTGAGGATTCGCGCAATGGTGTTCAGGCCGCCAAAAGTGCAGGCATGCGCTGCATCGGATACCGTAATCCGGGATCAGGTGACCAGGACTTATCCAAAGCCGATCTTCAGATTTCCAGTTACGATGAGTTATGGACGTTGAAAGATACACTTCCGTTGGAAGGCAGATCGCCAAGCTTGTCAGAAATAAAATAA
- a CDS encoding YjfB family protein: MDIAALSMAMSQVSVAQSASLQVMSMSKDMAEQQGQQLTEMLKSVPAAHPNLGGSLDISV; the protein is encoded by the coding sequence ATGGATATTGCAGCATTATCAATGGCTATGAGTCAAGTCTCAGTGGCGCAGTCGGCGAGCTTGCAAGTCATGTCAATGTCGAAAGACATGGCAGAGCAGCAAGGTCAACAACTAACAGAAATGTTAAAGTCGGTTCCGGCTGCTCATCCTAATTTGGGTGGAAGTCTGGATATTTCGGTCTAG
- a CDS encoding Cof-type HAD-IIB family hydrolase produces MNTTNRKIVFIDIDGTLVDDDGNIPVSAQQACKQARENGHLLYLCTGRSKAEIYDSIWDVGFDGLIGAGGGYVEFGQDVLYHKRVTAEDVRHMVDFFNEHQIDFYLESNSALYASSHLQSHLERRIYGDIENDPDARAKKEQKPHPFIAGLTYGEADLYKDDVNKVCFLESSTIPFDRIKQEFEGKFEVIQCTVPIFGEGSGELMIPGIHKAIAIADLLEHLGMSREDTLAIGDGMNDAEMLEYCGVGIAMGNAKPGLKVIADDITGTIEEDGLYHSFVKYGLIEA; encoded by the coding sequence ATGAACACAACGAATCGAAAGATTGTTTTTATAGATATTGATGGCACATTGGTAGATGATGACGGCAACATTCCGGTGTCCGCACAACAGGCGTGCAAACAGGCACGTGAAAATGGACATCTGCTTTATTTATGTACAGGACGATCGAAGGCGGAAATCTACGATTCTATATGGGACGTAGGATTTGACGGTCTGATCGGTGCCGGTGGTGGCTATGTTGAGTTCGGTCAGGATGTGCTGTATCACAAAAGGGTAACGGCAGAAGATGTACGGCATATGGTCGATTTTTTCAATGAACACCAGATTGACTTCTATTTGGAATCCAATTCGGCCTTGTACGCGAGTAGCCATCTTCAATCTCATCTGGAACGCCGCATCTATGGTGATATAGAGAATGATCCCGATGCCAGAGCAAAAAAAGAACAAAAGCCACATCCGTTTATTGCTGGTTTGACATATGGTGAAGCCGATTTATACAAGGACGACGTAAACAAAGTTTGTTTTCTGGAAAGCTCCACGATTCCGTTCGATCGAATCAAGCAGGAGTTTGAAGGCAAATTCGAAGTCATTCAGTGTACGGTACCTATCTTTGGTGAAGGAAGCGGTGAACTGATGATCCCGGGCATTCATAAAGCCATTGCTATTGCAGATTTATTGGAGCATCTGGGTATGTCACGTGAAGATACACTTGCCATTGGGGACGGCATGAATGATGCGGAGATGCTGGAGTATTGTGGTGTAGGGATTGCGATGGGTAATGCCAAGCCAGGTCTCAAAGTCATTGCAGATGATATAACTGGAACTATTGAAGAAGATGGGTTGTACCACAGTTTTGTGAAATATGGATTGATTGAGGCCTAA
- a CDS encoding SMI1/KNR4 family protein, producing MYTSLIEKLEHTEAVRWFPNHQVQESWITEVEQELGFSLPPSYRWWLLNYGEAMLSGTEILTIAPPEHREYTDTDILYRYRLADEDTKKEGKLELFVPDEDEYYYFDTRTADNLGEYKVMRLDYFNGEPEVYADSFAGFLEKLIDQRTPRN from the coding sequence ATGTATACAAGTCTAATCGAGAAACTGGAGCATACCGAGGCTGTACGCTGGTTCCCGAATCATCAAGTTCAGGAGAGCTGGATTACCGAAGTGGAACAGGAGTTGGGTTTTTCATTACCTCCGTCCTATCGCTGGTGGCTTCTGAATTATGGTGAAGCGATGTTGAGTGGAACAGAAATTCTGACCATTGCGCCTCCGGAACACCGAGAGTATACGGACACGGACATTCTATATAGATACCGACTTGCCGATGAAGACACGAAGAAGGAAGGGAAATTGGAACTGTTTGTACCAGACGAAGATGAATATTACTATTTTGATACGCGGACGGCTGATAACCTTGGGGAATACAAGGTGATGCGTTTGGATTACTTTAATGGGGAACCTGAAGTGTATGCGGACTCCTTTGCTGGCTTTTTGGAAAAATTGATCGATCAGCGAACACCTCGAAATTAA
- a CDS encoding GNAT family N-acetyltransferase: protein MEFVTQLHAVPKVIAIQEHQINDAIDFAMGVRQEVFPMLDHEELPVDLEQFKEHYLDSADAVFLVALTEDEEVVGSIGILPYDGRIEVVNGRYPEQSAAEIVKCYVDSKYRRYGIGSLLVRELEKVVAELHYTTLYLHTHRFLPGAVDFWKRQGYVVVVEQDDDWLTVHMDKLVCK, encoded by the coding sequence GTGGAATTTGTGACACAGCTTCATGCCGTACCGAAAGTGATAGCTATTCAAGAGCACCAAATCAATGATGCAATTGATTTTGCCATGGGTGTCCGCCAAGAAGTATTTCCAATGCTGGATCACGAGGAGTTACCTGTAGATCTGGAGCAATTCAAAGAACATTATCTGGATTCAGCTGATGCTGTATTTCTAGTTGCTCTTACCGAAGATGAAGAAGTTGTGGGTTCCATTGGCATACTGCCTTATGATGGACGCATCGAAGTTGTGAATGGACGATATCCTGAGCAGTCTGCCGCCGAAATTGTGAAATGTTATGTGGATTCTAAATATCGCAGATACGGCATTGGTTCACTTCTCGTAAGAGAACTGGAGAAAGTGGTGGCAGAACTGCACTACACAACGTTGTATTTGCATACACATCGCTTTTTGCCTGGTGCCGTGGATTTTTGGAAACGTCAGGGATATGTGGTTGTTGTGGAGCAGGACGATGATTGGCTGACGGTGCATATGGATAAGTTGGTATGTAAGTGA
- a CDS encoding S8 family peptidase, with the protein MWLSLGISAAALLAIGFVYRYVEDKLAAKKFHPHAPKQLLIKFKEGTTADEMHTLHKKAKCNVAETYEDLGWYRIESRKKMQRMLKHYKDHVLIEHAEPNYYLQSSFTPNDPFFPYQYNLPKINAPAAWDISQSNSSVKIAIIDTGVQLNHPELAGKLLPGYDYVDYDNIPEDGNGHGTHVAGIAASITNNGVGIAGVAPLASIVPLRVLDNNGQGTTGNVGNGLVYAANNGIQVVNLSLGGPTGEAFLQAAVQYAWDRGAVIIAAAGNDNTSYPIVPASYPNVIAVASTNPSDLKSNFSNYGSWVDMAAPGDTILSTYLGGSYAYLSGTSMAAPHVAGVAALLAARGKTNAQIRDALCFASDPVSGSGVYWTYGRLNAYQSLQVP; encoded by the coding sequence ATGTGGTTATCGCTTGGAATCTCTGCTGCAGCTCTGCTGGCAATTGGATTCGTCTATCGTTATGTGGAAGATAAACTTGCAGCCAAAAAGTTTCATCCCCACGCACCCAAACAGCTGTTAATCAAGTTCAAGGAAGGTACGACAGCCGACGAGATGCACACTCTGCATAAAAAAGCAAAATGCAACGTAGCCGAAACGTATGAAGATCTGGGATGGTATCGCATTGAATCAAGAAAGAAAATGCAACGTATGTTAAAGCACTACAAGGACCATGTGCTCATCGAGCACGCTGAACCGAACTACTACCTTCAGTCATCGTTTACGCCAAATGACCCGTTTTTTCCTTACCAGTACAACCTGCCAAAAATCAATGCTCCTGCTGCCTGGGATATTTCCCAGAGTAACAGCTCGGTGAAAATCGCTATCATTGACACTGGCGTGCAGTTAAACCACCCTGAGCTTGCTGGCAAGCTCCTTCCCGGATACGATTACGTTGATTATGATAATATTCCCGAAGACGGTAACGGGCACGGCACCCATGTAGCTGGAATTGCAGCTTCTATAACCAATAATGGAGTTGGCATTGCAGGTGTGGCACCGCTCGCTTCGATTGTCCCGCTACGTGTATTGGATAACAATGGACAAGGTACAACGGGTAACGTCGGAAACGGACTTGTTTACGCAGCCAACAACGGTATTCAAGTCGTTAACCTGAGTCTTGGTGGGCCAACGGGAGAAGCTTTTCTTCAGGCTGCCGTACAATATGCATGGGATCGGGGCGCTGTCATCATCGCGGCAGCAGGTAATGATAATACTTCGTATCCGATTGTACCTGCATCTTATCCGAACGTCATTGCGGTAGCTTCAACCAATCCTTCCGACCTCAAATCAAATTTCTCAAACTATGGATCGTGGGTTGATATGGCTGCACCAGGTGATACTATTCTATCCACCTACCTGGGTGGCTCCTATGCCTATCTAAGCGGAACGTCCATGGCGGCTCCCCATGTAGCGGGAGTAGCTGCATTACTCGCTGCACGTGGGAAAACTAATGCGCAGATTCGTGATGCCCTCTGCTTCGCATCCGATCCCGTATCCGGATCTGGTGTCTACTGGACGTATGGGCGACTGAATGCCTATCAGAGTCTGCAAGTGCCATAA
- a CDS encoding RidA family protein — METDKITRKNPANMPAPVGQYTHITRIPRNAELFVTSGQIGADGSGHFPDSLNEQVTNTFSNIKTVLKSEHLDAEHIIKVNVWATEKIDWDFLYAEWGQLFSHDYPAMTIGYITELGLPEIKIEIEIWAAKV; from the coding sequence ATGGAAACTGATAAAATTACTAGAAAAAATCCAGCTAATATGCCAGCTCCTGTAGGACAGTACACGCATATTACAAGAATTCCGAGGAATGCAGAGTTGTTCGTGACATCGGGTCAAATTGGAGCAGATGGTAGCGGACATTTTCCGGACAGTCTGAATGAGCAAGTTACGAATACATTCAGTAATATTAAAACAGTGCTCAAATCCGAGCATTTAGATGCTGAACATATTATTAAAGTTAACGTATGGGCGACGGAGAAAATCGATTGGGATTTCTTATACGCTGAGTGGGGACAATTATTCAGTCATGATTATCCTGCGATGACAATTGGGTATATTACGGAGTTAGGTTTACCCGAAATTAAAATTGAGATCGAAATATGGGCAGCAAAAGTGTAG
- a CDS encoding 6-phospho-beta-glucosidase, with protein MYEKLTAFPENFLWGGATAANQLEGAYLEGGKGLTTVDLIPTGANRFPIALGNLDSYEPKDGEFYPSHEAIDFYHRYKEDIALFAEMGFKCFRLSVAWARIFPNGDDAEPNEAGLQFYDDVFDELLKYNIEPVVTICHFDVPVHLVETYGGWKNRKMIDFFETYAKTLFNRYKDKVKYWMTFNEINMLLHLPYIGAGIVLQEGENKEQVLYQAAHHELVASALAVKACHEIIPGAQIGCMLAAGMVYPYTSNPDDVWKAMEQDRESFFFIDVQSKGAYPGYTKRFFREHEIVIDMQPEDADILMQNTVDYIGFSYYASRCTSTDPEILKDSTEGNVFGSVKNPYLQASEWGWTIDPKGLRITCNQLYDRYGKPLFIVENGLGATDVLLDNDTVEDDYRIDYLNRHFAEMAEAIQDGVELLGYTSWGPIDLVSAGTGEMKKRYGYIYVDRNNDGSGTLLRVKKKSFHWYKEVISNNGAQYF; from the coding sequence ATGTATGAAAAATTAACAGCCTTCCCGGAGAATTTTCTCTGGGGAGGAGCAACGGCAGCGAACCAGCTAGAGGGAGCTTATCTTGAAGGTGGCAAAGGGTTAACTACGGTTGACCTGATTCCCACGGGGGCTAATCGCTTCCCTATTGCTTTGGGAAATCTCGATTCATATGAGCCCAAAGATGGAGAGTTTTATCCTTCGCATGAAGCGATTGATTTCTATCATCGATACAAAGAAGATATCGCACTATTTGCGGAAATGGGATTCAAGTGCTTTAGGCTCTCTGTAGCCTGGGCACGGATTTTCCCTAATGGCGATGACGCTGAGCCGAACGAGGCGGGACTGCAGTTTTACGATGATGTCTTCGACGAACTGTTGAAATATAATATTGAACCTGTGGTCACAATCTGTCACTTTGATGTCCCTGTACATCTGGTCGAAACGTATGGCGGATGGAAGAATCGTAAGATGATTGATTTCTTTGAGACTTATGCAAAGACATTGTTCAATCGTTACAAGGACAAGGTCAAATACTGGATGACGTTTAATGAAATCAATATGCTGCTGCATCTTCCGTACATTGGTGCGGGTATCGTTCTTCAGGAAGGTGAGAATAAAGAGCAGGTTCTCTATCAGGCAGCGCACCATGAATTGGTTGCCAGTGCTCTGGCTGTGAAGGCCTGTCACGAGATCATTCCGGGCGCACAGATTGGTTGTATGCTCGCAGCTGGCATGGTCTATCCGTACACTTCCAACCCGGATGATGTATGGAAAGCCATGGAGCAGGATCGGGAATCGTTCTTCTTTATCGATGTTCAGTCTAAAGGAGCTTATCCTGGGTATACGAAGCGCTTCTTCAGGGAACACGAGATCGTCATTGATATGCAGCCGGAAGATGCAGATATTCTCATGCAGAATACAGTTGACTATATCGGATTCAGTTATTACGCCAGCCGTTGTACAAGTACCGACCCCGAGATTTTGAAGGATTCGACCGAAGGTAATGTTTTTGGTTCAGTGAAGAACCCATATCTTCAAGCATCCGAATGGGGCTGGACGATTGATCCGAAGGGTCTTCGAATTACCTGTAACCAGCTGTATGACCGCTATGGCAAACCATTGTTTATTGTGGAAAATGGACTTGGTGCAACGGATGTGTTGCTGGATAATGACACCGTTGAAGACGACTACCGCATTGATTATCTGAATCGTCATTTTGCCGAGATGGCTGAAGCTATTCAGGACGGCGTTGAGCTTCTGGGTTACACGAGCTGGGGACCGATTGATCTGGTCAGCGCAGGTACCGGGGAGATGAAGAAACGGTACGGTTACATTTATGTAGACCGGAACAATGACGGTAGCGGCACACTTCTCAGAGTGAAAAAGAAAAGTTTCCATTGGTACAAAGAGGTTATTTCCAATAATGGAGCGCAATATTTTTAA
- a CDS encoding beta-glucoside-specific PTS transporter subunit IIABC yields the protein MNYDQLAKDILSGVGGAKNVNSVFHCVTRLRFKLKDESVAKTEELKNLPGVITVMQSGGQYQVVIGNEVPDVYKAVVKVGNLPAEGQVPEDQESSGNKGSLFGRFIDMISGVFTPLLGLLAATGMIKGFTAMFLSFGWIADTSGTYHLLNATGDCLFYFFPVFLGYTAIKKFGGSPFLGMAIGATLVYPTLSGLTAGDPLYTLFTGTLFESPIHITFLGIPVILMNYSSSVIPIIIATFFAVKVEKFFKNVIPKVVSTFLVPFFTLLVIVPATFLVIGPISTWAGQLIGAGATGIYELSPLVTGLVIGGLWQVFVLFGLHWGLVPVMLLNLSTSGSDPVVAMSFAASFAQIGAVLAVMLKTKNAKLKSLSIPAFISGIFGVTEPAIYGVTLPLKKPFIMSCIAGGIGGGILGLFGSKMYMFGGLGVFGYPTFINSKTGVDSGFYMALVATAVAFILGFVLTYVVGFKDKADAVPAPTPVLDPNPNNRYEIFSPMAGEVVELKEINDVTFAGEHMGKGIAIRPTSGRVVSPITGVVQTVYRTKHAIGLVTDDGVEMLIHIGQDTVQLKGQHFTAHVKDGDRVNVGDLIMEFDLQAIKDAGYETVTPIIITNTSNYLDVVGTKDASVKEKDKLLTVLG from the coding sequence ATGAACTATGATCAATTGGCCAAAGACATCTTGTCTGGTGTAGGCGGAGCTAAAAACGTAAACAGTGTATTCCATTGCGTAACGAGATTACGCTTTAAACTCAAAGATGAAAGCGTTGCTAAAACAGAAGAGCTTAAAAATCTGCCAGGTGTCATCACCGTCATGCAGAGTGGTGGACAGTATCAGGTTGTAATCGGCAATGAAGTGCCGGATGTATATAAAGCCGTTGTAAAGGTAGGTAATCTGCCTGCTGAGGGTCAGGTTCCAGAAGATCAGGAAAGTTCTGGTAACAAGGGGAGTTTGTTCGGTCGTTTTATCGATATGATCTCTGGTGTCTTCACCCCGCTGCTTGGCCTACTGGCTGCAACAGGGATGATTAAAGGTTTTACAGCTATGTTTTTATCCTTCGGATGGATAGCGGACACATCAGGTACGTACCATCTGCTGAATGCAACGGGCGATTGTCTGTTCTACTTCTTCCCGGTATTCCTTGGTTATACAGCTATCAAAAAATTTGGCGGCTCACCGTTCCTGGGTATGGCGATTGGAGCTACACTCGTATATCCTACGCTGTCCGGTTTGACTGCGGGTGATCCACTGTATACGTTGTTCACAGGTACATTATTTGAATCACCAATTCACATTACGTTCTTGGGGATTCCTGTAATCCTGATGAATTACTCATCATCGGTTATTCCGATCATTATCGCTACATTCTTTGCAGTGAAAGTAGAGAAATTCTTCAAAAATGTTATTCCTAAAGTGGTTAGTACATTCCTGGTTCCATTCTTCACATTGTTGGTTATCGTTCCTGCAACGTTCCTTGTAATTGGTCCAATATCCACATGGGCGGGTCAATTGATTGGTGCTGGAGCAACAGGCATCTATGAATTAAGCCCACTTGTTACAGGTTTGGTCATCGGCGGTTTGTGGCAAGTGTTTGTATTGTTTGGTCTTCACTGGGGACTCGTACCAGTCATGCTTCTTAACTTGAGTACGTCCGGTTCTGACCCGGTGGTTGCGATGTCTTTCGCCGCTTCCTTTGCCCAAATTGGTGCAGTGCTCGCCGTTATGTTAAAAACCAAAAATGCCAAATTGAAATCGTTGAGCATTCCAGCCTTCATCTCGGGAATCTTTGGTGTAACTGAGCCAGCCATCTATGGTGTGACACTTCCACTGAAAAAACCATTTATCATGAGCTGTATCGCAGGTGGTATTGGAGGCGGAATTCTAGGGTTATTCGGATCGAAAATGTACATGTTTGGCGGACTTGGCGTATTCGGCTATCCGACCTTCATCAACTCAAAAACAGGCGTTGATTCCGGATTTTACATGGCTCTTGTAGCTACAGCGGTTGCGTTTATTCTTGGTTTTGTTCTTACGTATGTTGTTGGTTTCAAAGACAAGGCAGATGCAGTTCCAGCACCAACACCTGTGCTTGATCCAAACCCGAACAACAGATATGAAATTTTCAGCCCAATGGCTGGTGAAGTGGTTGAACTGAAAGAGATCAATGATGTTACCTTTGCAGGAGAGCATATGGGTAAAGGGATTGCGATTCGTCCAACCAGCGGCAGAGTAGTATCTCCAATAACGGGTGTCGTACAAACGGTATATCGCACCAAACACGCCATTGGACTTGTCACTGATGATGGTGTTGAGATGCTGATTCATATCGGACAGGATACGGTGCAATTGAAAGGTCAACATTTCACCGCTCATGTCAAAGATGGCGACCGCGTTAATGTGGGCGATCTGATCATGGAATTTGATCTGCAAGCGATCAAGGATGCCGGATACGAGACGGTTACACCGATTATTATTACAAACACATCCAATTATCTGGATGTAGTGGGCACGAAGGATGCATCTGTGAAAGAGAAAGACAAATTGCTCACAGTGCTCGGTTAA
- the licT gene encoding BglG family transcription antiterminator LicT, which produces MKIEKVLNNNAVVAIKDEREVIVIGRGIAFQKRAGDEVSEQHIDKIFTLQNENIQENFKALIASIPLEYMKVSEEIIAYAKLKLGKKLNESIYLHLTDHIHFAIERYRNNLPIRNGLLWETKQLYKDEYEVGMEALNMICDQFGVLLPEDEAGFMALHFVNAALNEEMPNIRSMTQVMQEILTIIKYHFKMDFDENSLNYYRFVTHLKFFAQRLVKGKHYKSNNDDELFEMIQKKYPEAHKCSEKIRKFIENNYTYQLTNEEMMYLTIHIERVVHATSE; this is translated from the coding sequence GTGAAGATCGAGAAGGTGTTAAACAATAATGCTGTAGTTGCGATTAAAGATGAACGTGAAGTCATCGTTATTGGCCGGGGAATTGCTTTTCAGAAGCGAGCAGGCGATGAGGTGTCGGAGCAGCATATTGATAAGATATTTACTTTACAGAATGAAAATATTCAGGAAAATTTCAAGGCATTAATCGCAAGCATACCACTGGAATACATGAAAGTGTCTGAAGAGATTATTGCCTATGCCAAGCTGAAACTTGGGAAAAAGCTAAACGAGAGCATCTATCTGCATCTGACGGATCATATTCATTTTGCCATTGAACGTTATCGTAACAATCTGCCTATCCGTAATGGACTGCTGTGGGAGACCAAGCAGCTCTACAAAGACGAATATGAGGTAGGGATGGAAGCGTTAAATATGATTTGTGATCAGTTTGGTGTGCTTTTGCCTGAAGATGAGGCGGGGTTCATGGCACTTCATTTTGTAAATGCAGCACTTAACGAAGAGATGCCAAACATCCGAAGCATGACTCAGGTCATGCAGGAGATTTTGACGATCATCAAATATCATTTCAAAATGGACTTTGACGAGAACTCATTGAATTATTATCGATTTGTGACTCATCTGAAATTTTTCGCCCAAAGGCTGGTTAAAGGCAAGCATTATAAGAGCAACAACGACGATGAGTTATTTGAGATGATACAGAAAAAGTATCCTGAAGCGCACAAGTGCTCGGAGAAGATTAGAAAATTCATTGAAAATAACTACACCTATCAACTGACTAACGAAGAAATGATGTATTTAACCATTCATATTGAGCGCGTAGTGCATGCCACTTCAGAGTAA
- a CDS encoding DUF456 domain-containing protein translates to MYIILALIVGFVLCLLIPYGTILAGAIIFALVADNYRQTMSMREDIRSIKHHLGLMHKGEAEEYQIDKQLTDIEHLDSDQLKIINRRIEAELEKESKKNKS, encoded by the coding sequence ATGTATATCATTTTGGCTTTAATAGTAGGATTTGTACTTTGTCTTCTGATCCCATATGGTACGATTCTCGCAGGCGCGATTATATTTGCACTTGTTGCAGACAATTATCGTCAGACCATGAGTATGCGCGAGGATATTCGTTCCATTAAGCATCATCTGGGACTGATGCACAAGGGTGAAGCGGAAGAGTACCAGATCGATAAACAGTTAACGGATATCGAACACTTGGATTCGGACCAGTTGAAGATCATTAATCGAAGAATCGAAGCAGAGCTGGAGAAGGAAAGCAAAAAGAATAAATCATGA
- a CDS encoding AAA family ATPase, translated as MKFIIIFGPQAVGKMTVGQELEKITDLKLFHNHMTIELVSPYFSYGTPQGRRLVNLFRQEIFEEVARSELPGLIFTFVWAFDMKEDWEYINKVSALFESRGAEVCYVELEADPVERLERNKSPHRLLHKATKRNVEWSEQDLLSSMEKYRLNSEPGEITHKLYIRINNTNKSANDVAHLIQERFKL; from the coding sequence ATGAAATTCATCATTATTTTTGGTCCACAGGCTGTGGGGAAAATGACGGTGGGTCAGGAATTGGAGAAGATCACCGATCTGAAATTGTTTCACAATCATATGACAATTGAACTGGTGTCACCTTATTTCAGTTATGGTACACCTCAAGGAAGAAGACTGGTTAATCTGTTCCGTCAGGAGATTTTTGAAGAAGTGGCGAGGAGCGAGCTGCCCGGTTTGATTTTTACATTTGTGTGGGCATTCGATATGAAAGAGGATTGGGAGTACATTAACAAAGTCAGTGCGTTGTTTGAGTCCAGAGGCGCAGAGGTATGTTATGTTGAACTGGAGGCTGACCCGGTGGAACGACTGGAGCGTAACAAGAGCCCGCATCGGCTGCTGCACAAAGCAACGAAGCGTAATGTCGAATGGTCCGAGCAGGATCTGCTTTCGAGCATGGAGAAATATCGATTGAACTCAGAGCCCGGAGAAATTACGCATAAGCTTTATATTCGGATTAATAACACCAACAAGAGTGCCAATGACGTGGCGCACCTGATCCAAGAACGATTCAAACTGTAA